The genomic DNA TATTAACGTTTTTCCTGCTGAAATAGTTATTTCTTTATAATCTAGTCATGAAAGATGTTAACTGAAACCAAAGTTGGTAATGAATTTTCGCATAATTTCATTACTTCACACTCCCATTGCAACATTAGAGAGATTTAGTTTAGGGGATGCAAGTGGCTTGCCTTAGCAAGAACTAAgagcgacggtactgcgcatgcacaGACCCCTACGTCTAGGTTTGCACATGCACACTACCATCacccctagctcttgcgtacgcaagccgcttgcgtcccctaatctaaaactctccatTATGCTTACATGCAGCATGTGCACTTGAAATCCGTCAACGTGTAGGTATAAATATGAAAAGATTTTTCTTCTGCAAAACACAAGGTGCCTGTCCAGCAATACACGCATTTTGTGTAGCACTTCATAGAAATTTCCATGTCTGGGTGCATGCCCTCATGTGCAAAACCATTCGCGAAATGTACCTCGCCAGACACCCATATAGGGCATTAAAGGCCAACCGCAACAAATTTGGGACCGCGTAAGAAACCTAGTTTTATATAGCGTACATATAGAGCCTGCATGCAAGCAAACTCTGACATTTCGAATGGTAGGGGATGCATCCTCAACATCTCGTAGAAATAAGAcctatacatgaaaaaaaaatgccactatTACCACTTGTTGAAAGTGACATGGGACACTGCACGTGTTGCTCCTCGACATGACCTCGGAGAACAGTGCTGAGCTGTATACGCAgagtgcctcaagcggccagcCTCGCTGCTATTGCGCATGCATTCGCTGGCTTTTTTCACTTTTGGAAAAACACTTATCTACAATgtgctgagcaacagaaagctgtatctgatttttttttatgttgctctacaattttctcactgacacttttcatctgcTAATATTAATTAAGAATTACATTAAGACTAGtcatctaattaggcagaatgcaagaaaTATTATGAATATTTccaggcgatggcaaacattaccttgcttctgtccagctaagtggcatttgcatatttataAAGTTTGTGTGAATCAAagagaaacaccctgtatagtactATTGCAGCCTGTTTGGGCAAAGTATAATTTTTTATTGTAATTGGCCTTTAACTTGTACTTTTGACAACACAACCACTTCACACACAAAAACATATACAAAGAAAATTGTAATGGTGCATGGAGAATACACTATCTCCTTGGCCGGGAGGGGTGGTGGGTCATGGCGGTGATGCACAGAAGGATGTGCATAATTATGTTTCTTCCAGCAGCTTGCTGAAAGGAGAATGCTTGCCTTACAAATTCAGCAGTGATGCTTAATTCAATTAACCTTAAAAATTTTACATGCTGAAACAGTATGATTATGGGGCCTGCGGTGGCAGgggcagattaattttgaccacctgggcttgtTAAACGTGCACCCAGTGTATGGTGcataagcatttttgcatttccccTTCAATAAAATGTGGCCGCCTTGGCTGGGATGGCTGGGATGTTTGTATCAGGCCAAACTTTCAAAATAAACTCGTGTGAAGTGACCTGCTACCATATGCACGACTGAAGAGACCAGCTCTTATTATTCTCATGCTGATACAAGACAAAAGTGGTATGTGCATGGGGTGCTACTGAATCCACTTGGACATTAATGTTTCAGTAACTAATGCTTATTACAAGACTTGTGCATTGGAATACCTTTCCCAAACTCAAGCTGTTGATGTGACtacaaacatttttcttttttttagcaagaATGTTAGTACTACAGTCGAACGCACTTATAACAATACTCAAGTGCCACTAAAATTACATTGTTTAATTGATATTTGTCAagctgggttgcatgaaaaaatcaaaatgggggatggcaaagctgttgtgagaaaactataatggcgcgGAGGCCTGTGCCCCACCCCACCACGTTCCACCATCAGGCTGCtaattgtgttcactcgtttaactgcctCTTGGGCGCTCCGATCTCATGTATCAAGCCACGGCTGCCGGCGTTATAAAATGGCATTGCTATAACAACTGTTAAGAAGGGTTACAGGTGGCAAGTGATATGCGAGCTCCGccaaggcatcgctttggtggctcCAAAAGGGGCCTTTAAGAGTGCGAGAAGGTtgccgcggcagcctgtcagcttgacaaatccagaagaaatgctgaggcgGGATCGCACGAGCGTCccgccacgtacttctcactggcttgtaCGAGTAaaccctatgtccgtcagccttgcatgctttatgcAAACTTTGCCGTCATCCTTCAtgaaggcatccaggtgctccacatagtgcagTGAAAGTTCCTCACGAAAACAAAGCACTGGAGGCACTGCATCATCTGGCGGTCCTTCTGTGaagacaacgttgaggcagcctgccctaccgagtcattgctgctgttgttgccgtcggtagccaatgcaagcatgtttgcgacgatcgcctcatcggttagaagcacttagtttccacaTCTATAGCTGTGTGCTTTCTTTACACTGGCAACATCGTGCGTTATCGATGATCAGTGGGCGGATCATTCATCTCCCATTTCAGCAGCAAGTCAGAGAAGGCCaagaaaccacgtggccaggaatAATTTCACTGCAGCCAACAAAGACGAACACGAGCGATTAAACTCTTTGCAtaactgcactgaatgaggagccagcgaacaatctgggagcagtgcagttggcgcggtccattcACGTTTCAGAGGGTGGTGCGGCTTAGAGCTGTGTGTGCTGACTATTCGTGTTCGGAGGAGTGCAAGAGCGATGGGAGAGAGGTGCACGAAGAGGGCTAGAAAATGAGCGCACGGCGGCTGTTGGGGCAGCGGGCCATCGTTCAGCAGCTCGAATtctcgctttcatttttttttcttttcaaggatttcgcatttcaataCCTTCTGGCATGGGTACCCAGCAGTTAGACTTCATCGTTGTAACTGATAATGCAGCagcggggcattgtagtaagtgggttatttcaccatggaaaacatacaaaagttgactgtGCAGCaacttttcattgttataaccaacaTATTATTAAAAACGGTATcgctataagtgggttcgactgtacatgcTATAACTTTCACAACTGCTGCATCACCTGTATACAGCACCGCAAGATAGGCACGGCAGATAGGCTGCCATTGGCTAGTGTCATGCGTTATTAAATCTGTTGCATTATGCAGTGTGTATTGAAGTGGGAGTGTTGGCTTTGCAACTGTAGTAACGTCTAGAGTGCTTTGCATTGAGCAGATGGAAAGTGCAAGTGCTTGTAGCACACGAGAACATTTCAATACACATGAAATCTACTGTGACATGAGGGCCCCCTGTGCCTGCTGAACTTTAATGCTTCTTGTTGAATTTGGTGACATCTGTGATACACGTTCTTCACCGTTCTTTTTCAATTGCATGCCTTTCCATAAACTTGCCAAGTTGAGTCTTGGAGTTTATGTCTTGTACCTGAAATCTTGATATGCACCTTTGTGTTCGGAGTCCAGTGGTGACATTCTCAGGTTATCGTTTTTGGCAGCACCTTCTATTTTGCGTGACACAGTACAAGGCATGTTGTACGATTCAAGCGGTTCTGTTTAGTCAGTGTGCACTGAAAGTGATCATCCAAGCTTACATTCCCTGGGTAATGAATTGCATCAAAAGTGTATTGTTGgcataagtgggttcgactgtacatgcTATAACTTTCACAACTGCTGCATCGCCTGTACACAGCACCGCAAGATAGGCACGGCAGATAGGCTGCCATTGGCTAGTGTCATGCGTTATTAAATGTGTTGCATTATGCACCGTGTATTGAAGTGGGAGTGTTGGCTTTGCAACTGTAGTAACGTCTAGAGTGCTTTGCATTGAGCAGATGGAAAGTGCAAGTGCTTGtagcacacgagaatatttcaatACATATGAAATCTACTGTGATATGAGGGCCCCCTGTGCCTGCTGAACTTTAATGCTTCTTGTTGAATTTGGTGACATCTGTGATACACGTTCTTCACCATTCTTTTTCAATTGCACGCCTTTCCATAAACTTGCCAAGTTTAGTCTTGGAGTTTATGTCTTGTACCTGAAATCTTGATGTGCACCGTGGTGTTCGGAGTCCAGTGGTGACATTCTCAGGTTATCGTTTTTGGCAGCACCTTCTATCTCATGTGACGCAGCACAAGGCATGTTGTACGATTCAAGTGGTTGTTTAGTCAGTGTGCACTGAAAGTGATCATCTAAGCTTACGTTGCCTGGGTAATGAATTGCATCAAAAGTGTATTGTTGGCAAATCATTTCTAGTGAAGCCCAGAGAGTGGAGGTACATTCAAAAAAGGAAACGACTTTCCTTGTTTTTCGAGTTTGTCTAATTTTCTTTGATAGAAGACTAGCAGAGTCACTTTGAGTACTATATTTCAGTGCAATATCATGTATCTTCTTCTAGTCTGATGatgttctttccttctttcttaatACGTATTAAACAAGTGCAATGAAATTGTATGTGCCTAACAGTATACTTCCTGATATTTCTTCTGAGGTGTAACAATGGTTGGCTATGCAGTTCAGTGCTGTGCAATAAAATATACTACAGTAATTGTTTATGGCGCAAACTTAAAATGTGAAGGTGAGGGAAATGAGTTTGTTGGGAAGCAACACAAAAGTCACCATGTGCAAAGAAATCAGGGGAGGAAGCTTTTGAAGAAGTGTGTTGATGATGTACAATCTCTATGGAAAATGTTAGgtattctgaaataaatttcGACACTTCAAGCAATTATGCATCTTTGCACTCTGTCACGTTGTCAGTGCTTCTTTAGTACAAGTCGGCAAACGACAACCAAAGACAACCATTCAAACGTTCAGATTGCCATGTTTCTGGTATCTGATGCTGTCATTTTGGCAATGTCGGCAAAGACTCGCTTGACATGTTGAAACCAGTTACAAAAAACATGGGTCGTTATTCTGTCAAAGCTTGCCTTGCAATTCACCAGCTGCTCGATGTGGAGGCCTCATGGTACAGTATTGATGCCCTGACATCCTAGAAAAATGATTATGTGCTGCATGGGACTTGCCATTGATTTTTTGCCCAGCTTGCAAGGGCACTTCCATAGGCATTTTTTATAATTTCAGCTGGTCACAAGCCGGGTGTGGCTCTTGCATGGGAGCAGGCCATTCGGCTCTGCTATTTTCGGCCATGCTTAATCTCTGCGACTCTTAATTACCAAAACAGCGAACAGCAGTCTTTTTCACAATGGTATTTATTCACAAATTCATGTTCCATTCTTTACAAATCACAGCATTCACATTACTGCGCTGCACTCGTCACAGAAGCCGCTGTCCGAGTGGAAAACAATGCTATAAGTAGAAAAAGTTAACCGCAAGCTAAACAGGCGTCTACAAAAAGCACTCGATAACACAGGCAGAAGACTAATTTAGTGGGCCTTTCTAAATGAAGGGTTGGTGTGAGATGTGGGGTAGCAGTGTGTTGTCAACTTCCAGTTGATCGGAAATTTGTTCCGCACAGTGGCGTGCACCCCATTATTGGCAACCAGGGCCCTGCTGCAATGGCCCCTTGCGCTCTGGTTTCGAGCAGTGAAGTAGTTTCATCCTCGTAGCTTGCTCAACATGGAGTTCGCTCCGTAGCTAATGAGTAATTGTTTACTTTTAAGTGTCCAATGTGACCAGTGCATCACACAACTCCCAATTAAGCATATTACTTGTAAGGCGTATTTGTACATGTTTATTTTGTAGTAACAGACAGCGAAGCATGagtttgcaatttttttcatcTGAAATAAAAAAACTTCAAAAATAAATAGCAAATACTTTTTGGCAGATCAATGTCCAGATTAACATTATTGAAATAAACATGCACACAGAACACAAGAAATACAAACTGACCACACTGAAAGGCCTGTAGCAATATGTATGCGCATAGTGTATGCAGAGCCAAGTTTGTTGCAGATTGCATATGTAGCCGCAGAGGTATGTACAACAATAGATTATCCGCATTTTAAAGTGAAGTTGACCGAAGCACCTTGAAGGGAGAGGAAACAAGATGAGCCACGAATAGTAGGCCACTAGGCGAAGCAGAATACAGTCTCAGTAGAATGTGGTATTATGGAGCACATCATCTCCCGAGGAAATTGCCTACTTCTGGCTTGCTATAGTGAAAACGCTAGCTCACACTAAATTAATACTTGTTACACAACTCCAATGGAAGCAATTTGTCAAACTGGTCTAGAAATTGACACCACAGTGCAGTTGTCTATGAAATAAGCTGTGCCTGGCATGCCCCACAGCCTACTATCAGGTCTAGCCTCTCAAGCATCATTGTCATTATCCTCACAAGATAACTATTATTTTGCTGGGAGGAACCACCAATCTCCCTCACAGCTGGGGGgatccccattccaaaagtggacaaaatcagaGTTCTGGGACTTTTCATTCAGGCCAACAGCTTTAATGGCGAAACAATAAGGAAACTAGACGGCTGGCcactgcagaccatgaggctGATCTGCAGGATTGCCAACAGGcggtccgggatgagagaagcgaatcAAGTTAGGCTAATCCAGGCCTTTGTTATAGGTAAAATAGCTTATGTTGCTACCTTCCTCAGTTTTAGGTCATTTgagaagaagaagattgaggGCATCATACGTAAACGTATAAAACAGGCActggggcttcccatccgcactgcaaatgaaaagcttttagctctagggctccacaacacTCTTGAtgagattattgaagcagtgaggatctcgcagtatgagagacttgcgggaagccctacgggcaggaaaatcctagctaggctaggcataaactatcaggggcaggaaggcatcaaagtCGACCTGCCGAGAAGCGTGCGGAACTGACTGataatcccaccactacctcaaaacatgcacccaatccatcacaaggaacgcagCGAGAAATGGGCCGAGGCTCTTgaggcgggttaaatatcctccggctgatatctccttaaacaagagccaggcctccacttggcgtcgcctgcaaaccaactcgtttccaaacCCGGTGTcatgcagcctctactacccgggtcagtactccagccagtgtaagctattTAAAGCCAGGGCAAATCTTAATCACATTTTGTGGGAATggccacaggctccctctgagggacgaataaagtctttagaacaatgggagaccttttTACttagctccgatccggagattcaactaaAGACCGTCCGACTGGCCGCaaccgccgctagggtccaaggactcctggccgtcgtctaggtgggaaggctTAAGTTGAGTTGAAATCTTGAAAAAGAAACGGACAtggtcaggacatgtaatgaggagggaagataagtgatggtcattaagggttacggactggattctaagacaagggaagggtagcagggagtggcagaaagttaggtgggcggttgagattatgaagtttgcagggacaacatggtcacaatgaccggggtacttggagaagtaagggagaggcctttgccctgcagtgggcatagccacgctgatgatgatgttcaTCCTAATACGTGCAATGCTCCGCGTCGTGTGGAGCTTGCATTCACAGAACAGCACACAATCGATTTCAGGCGGACGAAATAAGCTTTTCTAGCAGTCTAATATCTCACTTTTGATACGCTGCCTGTTCAATTGCCCTTGTGGATTACTGTACAAGTACTGATAACgttttacaatccaatccaaAAATCTGCTGTGCCCATGAACAGCCAGGGGCCTTGATGATGGTGCAGTTCATGAAAATAGCGAGAAAGCACTGAACAAAAAGAACCTCAGGAGTAGCAAAAATAAATCTCAGGACAGACTCGTAAATTGAAGATTTCAGCTTTGCTGCTGCACATATGTGTGTGGACTTTAGTCATATAACTGACCAATACAATTCTGTCATTTCAGGATTCCTTCAAAGAGTAATAAGCACACTCAGCATGCTTGAGATTGGTAAAAATTTAAGGACTACGAGAGATGACAaacactgcgctgacttccaacaattttATTGTGTTGCCACATCGTGTATATACACAAGAGAGCATGCACAGAAAAATGGAAGGCAGTCACAAGCGGTGTTCTAACAGGAAGTCATTGTACTATGAACACGGTCACATGAAACAAATGCGCATTACTATTTATATCTGCTGAGATACATGACTGCACTAGGTGTCAGtgcgatagagggggcactaatgTGCAaactacccagttttctgatgaaatatGCTTCTGTGATTTCCCACATGAGCTGTAAGCTGTTGCAGATTTCATTAGAAAACGGGGTAGTTTGTGCGTTAGTTGCCCCCTGTATTGCGCTGCCACCTAATAAAGTCATGCATCTCAACAGACAGAAATACTAGTGTGCATTTCTTTCATGTGACCAGGTTCCTAGTACAATGActtgttagaacaccccttgagCCTGCCTTCCATTTTTCTGTGCATGGCCtctcttgtatatatatatatatacacgtgatGTGGCCgcacaataaaatattgttggaagtcagtgcAGAGAAGTTTTTGctatgaattaccaactagcccaagcaaccatgCTAGTTCAATGCTTGTCATTGTTTAAGCTCGTTGATGAGGACAAGGAAGTGGAGTCTAGAGCACTGTACAGGCTGGTTTTGGAAGGCACATATAATTGCTCCGATTTCTGAAGAATTGATATGTGAAACTTTAAAGGAGCACCTGAAGAAGCATGACTGGAAGTAATAAGTTTTATTTAGTATAAGTATCAAAGTGACAAAATTTTCATTGTTCAGTATAAATATGCCTTGCTCTTAGTTCCCAACTTCAGGAAGGTAGGCACACAAAACAAATTTTATACAGGTTTGGTAGCATGAATATTAGCCATAGCGATGCCCATTCCATGTATGAAAGCCATGACTTTGCAAATACGAAAACAGGCAGGCACCTACGTATGGTGCAGGGAGCATTTCTTTCGCATGCAAGCAAGCACTCACAGCATTTTTTCCTGCATTCTTCAAGCTATCCAAGTAATAGTTGTCAGGTTGCAGAGGATGCACAAGCCTCCTTATACTTGATTACTTTGTTGGATCAGCCCCTCGCGTACAAACCGGTGTAGTCATGTATGCAGAAATTGTACTGAAACCATGATGGGCTTTGTAAAGTACTTGTACCGTAATGCACAAGGGCAATTGAACAGGCAGCGTATCAAAAGTGAGATATTAGACTGCTAGAAAAGCTTATTTCGTCCGCCTGAAATCGATTGTGTGCTGTTCTGTGAATGCAAGCTCCACACGACGCGGAGCATTGCACCTATTAGGAtgaacatcatcatcagcgtggctatgtccactgcagggcaaaggcctctcccttactTCTGCAAgtaccctggtcatgtgctaattgtgaccatgttgtccctgcaaacttcttaatctcaaccgcccacctaactttctgccactgCAGAAGGGCaccggattgggcgagttggtgttgcatggttgGAAGGCACATATAATTGCTCCGATTTCTGAAGAATTGATATGTGAAACTTTAAAGGAGCACCTGAAGAAGCATGACTGGAAGTAATAAGTTTTATTTAGTATAAGTATCAAAGTGACAAAATTTTCATTGTTCAGTATAAATATGCCTTGCTCTTAGTTCCCAACTTCAGGAAGGTAGGCACACAAACAAATTCTGTGTTCTGCCActccctgctacacttcccttgtcttggaatccagtccgtaacccttaatgaccatcacttatcttcccccctcattacatatcctgcccatgtcCGTTTCTTTTTCAAGATTTTAActcagatgtcattaactcacgtttgttccctcacccaatctgctctttcttatcccttaacattacacccatcattcttctttccatagctcgtcgcgtcctcaatttaagtagaactcttttcgtaagcctccaggtctctgccccgtaggtgagtactggtaagacacagctgttatacacctttctcttgagggtaatggcaacatgctgttcatgatctgagaatgcctgccaaatgcaccccagctcatgcttattcttctgattatttcagtctcatgatccggatccgtggtcactacctgccccaagtaaatgtattcccttaccacttccagcgcttcgctacctatcgtaaactgctgttccctttcgagactgttaaacattactttagttttctgcagattaatctttagacccactcttctgctttgcctctccaggtctgtgagcatgcattgcaattggtcccctgagttactaagcaaggcaacatcatcagcgaatcgcaagttactaaggtattctccattaactctcatccccaattcttcccaatgcaggtctctgaatacctcctgtaaacacgctgtgaatagtattggagagatcgtatatccctgcctgacgcctttctttattggaattttgttgttttctttttgaacgactatggtggctgtggagccgctatagatatcttttagtatCTTTACATACatctcgtctacaccctgattccataatgcctccatgactgctgcagtttcgactgaatcaaactctttctcgtaatcaatgaaagctatatataagggttggttatattctgcacatttctctatcacctgatatTACATACACTCTTGAAACGCCAATGGATAAAAGGAGCCCACACGAGAAAAGCTAAAGGTCCATTTCATACTACTCGAACACAATCATGAAAACTACACACACTACTGAGCATGTACCAATGTTTCACACAGTGTGAAAACAGAGCCTCACAAAAGGTCCACTGATGCACAATGGGCAAGCCCTCCCCCCACCTTCATTCTCTGAACACACCATTCGCTCTTGTCATGCTACCCCTGTCATCAGTCATCAAAAAGAGAAATGGTGAGCTTTAACCCTGCTGGTGTCACCTGGAGCACCCTGTTGACATAACGACATGcgaataatatatggggttttacgtgccaaaaccactttctgattatgaggcacgccgtagtgggggactccggaaatttcgaccacctggggttctttaacgtgcacctaaatctaagtacacgggtgttttcgcatttcgcccccatcgaaatgcggccgccgtggccgggattcgatcccgcgacctcgcgctcagcagcctaacaccatagccactgagcaaacgaCATGCGAAGGAGGCACCGGAATAGCCAGGGAAGGAGCACGAAATGCACCATTCAGCATGCACCACCAGCAGCACGCAACGTACAGACAGTATGTTTTGCTGCTGCTATCTCGTGCAGTTAAGAGCTGCCTCCTTGGACACTCCTGGCTGGTGCCACTGCCAAGGCACCTGGCCAGCACTGCTGCAGAAGTAGGCAGTGAACAGGTCCCTGGCAGCAGCTGCATCAACATGGTGGTTCCTTGAGTGCATTGCTCCAACAGGAAAAAAACCGTTGCCTGCTGTGCTTTGCATGCTTTGCCGCCAGTGTCGTGCAACAACATTCCCAAAGCTATCTTCCCTATCTGGGAATTTGTGGGCCTGGGGGTTATAGATAGTTAGGAAGTTGTGAAGCACACAGGCAGCTTTCACAACAAAATCAACATTCTCCGGCTGCAGGTTCATGGTGCGCAACAGTATTCTCCACCTGGCAGCAGTAATGCCAAAGGCATTTTCTACACAGCGCCTGCAGAAATGAAACAAAACACAGTTTGAGCAATGATATTAGATATGACAAACAATGGTGCTTACAAACACGTTATGAGCACGTACTCGGATAAGCGCAAGTGGCAAAGTAATGACAGCTTTGCGTCTGAAGTAAAGGTTCTTTGTAAACACAGTGCCATCTGCCTAGTGTCTTGTGAATTGTAGACGTGTGCTTCCCCACACTGTGGTTTCTTTCGGGCTTTCTTTGGTGGATCCTTTTAAATATGATCACTTGGGAATACCACTTTAGCTCGCCAGCTAACCTAACTACGCATTTCCAAGTCAGCAACACATACGCGGGGCAACTTTGTGCAAGACCTGTGTTGCAAATTGTTTTAAGGGACTGACAACCAGCCAGAACATTTTGTGAGATGTTggtaaaaatgagaaaaaaaaacattatttataGTGATACAATCGAGCCTGCCGATCACGACTTCAATGTAAATTATAATTTTAGGCTGGCATACAAAATCGCAATAACCAGCATGAATAGGCAATGAACCCTTCGTACTTTGAATGTGGTATATGAGGTTACTGTACATTAGCCGATCATTATAAAGTGGCACATAGTTGTTTAAAATTGCAGTACTTATGTAATTTGGCTTTTGCAATTTATTGTGCACGTATCATGCAGCAGGAAAATGCACACTAATGAGCGGCGCTAGTTTCATGGTAACGAGTGGAGCAGCAGAGCGGGCAGATCCATGCAATGTATTGTGGTGCATATTAGGGCTGCTGTATACACCCAAGTTTGCAATTTAGTGCCCAGAGCActgagaaaaaaatgccatcgACGGTTTGTGCCATGAATGGGTGCCAGCCCTGCAATAATAGCACTACTGGCATGTCCTACCACTTAGCTTGGTTTGGTTGAAAAAAGCTTCGCGCATGCAGCCTGCAAAAGCATGGCTTTCGAGATGAGTTTATGTTACGTGGAGGGAGCTGTTGCTGGGCTGTAGATTCAGACACCACCTATTACTGTATGTATAATTCAACGCTTCAGGAAACATGAACTGCACTTTACATTGACCTGATATACAAATTATTACTTTTCTTACTCATAGAGTCGTACTTGCCTTCTACTTTCATCCAATGCCTGCGTAAAAATCGCTATCACATTCACATTTTACTGTTTCCAGCATGTTTCTTGAGCACAACCACATCCGGAATGCAGAACGAAAAATTCTGATAACAAAATGTTCAGAACATTTTCCGCATTACCACTGCACACTAACCGCTTGTGCAATTGCTACTTGAACTGTTCATGTTCACGCTAAACTGCAGTGCTCTAGATTGCAGAGACTAAGTGCATTTTACCAAACTTGCTTACAAGGACCACCGAGTTTTAGCTACCAGCGGTAGGTGGATGTGAACTTGTTTTCTAGCCAACAGTGCTGGTGTTGCAATGAAATCAGAGGAACACTGTTACGCCATACCTTGCCCGGCTGAGCCTGTAATTGAAGATCCGTTTGTTGTCGTTGAGGTGCCTGGCTGGGTATGGTCGCATGAAATCCTTCCTCAACTGGAAAGCCTCGTCCCCAACAAAGGCATATGGAGCGTTTGTCGATGTTCCCGGTAGACAGCCAAGCGAGGGGATGTCAAGTTGACCATGACTGAGGGCATGGCCAAAGTCAGAGTTCTTGAATGTCCCACCATCACTCATCCGACCTTCGGCGCCCACATCAATGAGTACATACTTGCACTCACTGTCCACGACTGCCATCAGTACTAAGGAAAATGTTCCCTGAAAGATGAAGCGTGGCACATTAAATGAACACAGTTGGAGCCATGAACATTTATATGCCCAAAATGAATGAAAGGGTGCAAGATAACTGgtacactttcttttcttttttaagaacTTACGTGGGCTTATAGGCGCCACTGCACATAGACAATAGGTCTAACCAGTAGCATAGTAACGggtgggggggagaggggggagagaAGAGCTAGGGGCCC from Dermacentor albipictus isolate Rhodes 1998 colony chromosome 7, USDA_Dalb.pri_finalv2, whole genome shotgun sequence includes the following:
- the LOC139047921 gene encoding uncharacterized protein, with the translated sequence MAVVDSECKYVLIDVGAEGRMSDGGTFKNSDFGHALSHGQLDIPSLGCLPGTSTNAPYAFVGDEAFQLRKDFMRPYPARHLNDNKRIFNYRLSRARRCVENAFGITAARWRILLRTMNLQPENVDFVVKAACVLHNFLTIYNPQAHKFPDREDSFGNVVARHWRQSMQSTAGNGFFPVGAMHSRNHHVDAAAARDLFTAYFCSSAGQVPWQWHQPGVSKEAALNCTR